The following proteins are encoded in a genomic region of Gimesia algae:
- a CDS encoding DUF6807 domain-containing protein, with protein sequence MKIRTIRQTLIYNLAVLPMILFGCLTVSEAGPGLYLELAAGKQARQNCVVSIPVPEIFKNQKHLTLFRLDNKREIPVQIGQAGEQNELVWILRDPLAAGATRKYQLLTGGAGGPQTEQVTVSDDGEHLNVKVAEKPVLTYNHAIVKAPRRDEAYYDKSGYIHPLYTPSGKVISDDFNPDHAHQHGIMLSWRKIIFEGRENNGWDQKSQLGKVEHNQVNSFSGGPVFGSFTTTIDHVDLTKQSGPVTMLKETWRVRVYALDEQFLFDIRSTQKCATDQPVTIDKIHYGGMTVRGHADWHGADAYNYLTSEGKDKLNGNQSRPAWVEMYGRLGAETAGIAILDHPGNFRFPQPVRLHPTMPYFCFAVAALDPFTIEPGKTFVSRYRYYVHDGKPNAEQDQRLWEDYAQPPQVKIISAP encoded by the coding sequence ATGAAAATTCGAACAATCAGACAGACGTTAATTTATAACCTTGCAGTTCTGCCGATGATACTATTTGGGTGTCTTACTGTTTCTGAAGCAGGGCCCGGTCTCTATCTGGAACTGGCTGCAGGCAAACAGGCACGTCAAAATTGTGTGGTCAGCATTCCTGTTCCTGAGATTTTCAAGAATCAGAAGCATCTGACACTGTTTCGACTGGATAACAAGCGAGAAATTCCTGTACAGATCGGACAGGCAGGAGAACAGAACGAACTGGTCTGGATTTTAAGGGACCCACTGGCTGCCGGCGCGACCAGAAAATATCAGCTCCTGACCGGTGGGGCTGGGGGGCCACAGACGGAGCAGGTTACGGTGAGCGATGATGGCGAACATTTGAATGTCAAAGTCGCTGAGAAACCGGTCCTGACGTATAATCATGCGATTGTCAAAGCACCCAGACGGGATGAAGCATACTACGACAAAAGCGGTTATATTCATCCGCTCTATACACCTTCAGGGAAAGTAATTTCTGACGATTTCAATCCCGATCATGCACATCAGCATGGCATCATGTTATCGTGGCGTAAAATTATTTTTGAGGGACGTGAAAATAACGGCTGGGATCAGAAGTCGCAGCTTGGAAAAGTGGAACACAATCAGGTCAACTCGTTTTCCGGTGGTCCGGTTTTTGGTTCGTTTACGACGACCATTGATCATGTTGACCTGACAAAACAATCTGGCCCGGTGACGATGCTCAAAGAAACCTGGCGGGTACGGGTGTATGCGTTGGATGAGCAGTTTCTGTTTGATATCAGGTCGACTCAGAAGTGTGCTACAGATCAGCCGGTCACGATAGATAAGATCCATTATGGAGGCATGACAGTACGCGGTCATGCTGACTGGCATGGAGCGGATGCTTACAATTATCTGACCAGTGAAGGGAAAGACAAACTGAATGGCAATCAGTCACGACCGGCGTGGGTTGAGATGTATGGCCGATTGGGAGCCGAGACAGCGGGGATTGCAATTCTGGATCATCCGGGAAATTTCCGGTTTCCACAACCAGTCAGACTGCATCCGACGATGCCTTACTTCTGTTTTGCCGTTGCTGCTCTGGATCCATTTACGATTGAGCCGGGAAAAACGTTCGTCTCACGCTATCGCTACTATGTGCATGACGGTAAGCCGAATGCGGAACAGGATCAACGCTTATGGGAAGACTACGCCCAGCCTCCCCAGGTCAAAATTATTTCGGCACCGTGA
- a CDS encoding Gfo/Idh/MocA family protein, translated as MSFDSKITRRKMLRDSVLGSAGLWLGGSSLAAESKSANEKLNIACIGLGNQGNANLGLVSSQNIVGLCDVDSARTAKYAAKYPKAKTYADFRVMLDQLDKEIDAVVVTTPNHSHATIAIDAMRRGKHCYCEKPLAHSIHEVREMQRVAKEQKVVTQMGTQNHAGDNYRRTVELIQSGAIGDVKQVHVWFGKPGGWRRYQRVVDRPVSPQPIPKTLNWDLWVGPAPMQNFHPCYHPHDWHYWWDFGNGTLGNMGCHYMDLIFWSLDLQYPTAVETKGPDLHPDSTPFWLDCHWQFPARGSMPPVEVIWSHGRNTPQAVLDLGGPEWPAGILFVGESGMLAADYNKRVLMPEEKYVGFKPPEKTIPDAIGNHRMEWYEACKGNGNTACHFDYAAPLTETILLGNLAFRAGKKVEWDAESMQVVNAPEAAKYLQREYRSGWTL; from the coding sequence ATGTCATTTGATTCCAAAATCACGCGTCGAAAAATGTTACGAGATTCGGTACTGGGAAGTGCCGGGCTCTGGCTCGGGGGGAGTTCCCTGGCGGCAGAAAGTAAATCAGCCAATGAGAAACTCAACATCGCCTGTATTGGTCTGGGGAACCAGGGGAATGCAAATCTGGGGCTGGTTTCCAGTCAGAACATCGTCGGCCTGTGTGATGTCGATTCAGCGCGCACGGCGAAATATGCAGCAAAATATCCCAAAGCGAAAACCTATGCCGATTTTCGTGTCATGCTGGATCAGCTTGATAAAGAGATTGATGCCGTCGTTGTGACGACCCCCAATCATTCACATGCGACTATTGCCATTGATGCGATGCGTCGTGGCAAACACTGCTATTGTGAAAAACCCCTGGCTCATTCCATCCATGAAGTCCGTGAGATGCAACGCGTGGCGAAAGAACAAAAAGTCGTCACGCAGATGGGAACCCAGAATCACGCAGGAGATAATTACCGCCGGACTGTCGAACTGATCCAGTCAGGCGCGATTGGCGATGTCAAGCAGGTGCATGTCTGGTTTGGAAAACCAGGCGGCTGGAGACGATACCAGCGTGTCGTTGATCGTCCGGTGAGTCCACAGCCAATTCCCAAAACATTGAACTGGGATCTGTGGGTGGGCCCAGCTCCCATGCAGAATTTTCATCCCTGTTATCATCCCCACGACTGGCACTACTGGTGGGATTTCGGCAACGGAACCCTGGGGAATATGGGCTGCCATTATATGGATCTGATCTTCTGGTCTCTCGACCTGCAGTATCCCACAGCAGTGGAAACCAAAGGCCCCGATTTGCATCCCGATTCCACTCCCTTCTGGCTCGACTGTCACTGGCAGTTCCCTGCACGAGGCTCGATGCCTCCGGTAGAAGTGATCTGGTCTCATGGCCGTAATACTCCCCAGGCTGTTCTCGACCTGGGTGGCCCTGAATGGCCTGCCGGGATATTGTTTGTTGGAGAATCAGGGATGCTTGCTGCAGATTACAATAAGCGGGTATTAATGCCTGAGGAAAAATATGTCGGCTTCAAACCTCCTGAAAAAACGATTCCAGACGCGATTGGCAATCATCGCATGGAATGGTACGAAGCCTGTAAAGGAAACGGGAACACAGCATGTCACTTTGATTATGCCGCGCCCCTGACCGAAACCATTCTGTTGGGAAATCTGGCCTTTCGGGCAGGCAAAAAAGTGGAATGGGATGCAGAATCTATGCAGGTCGTTAACGCTCCCGAAGCAGCAAAATACTTACAACGCGAATACCGCTCAGGATGGACTCTCTAA
- a CDS encoding DUF1559 domain-containing protein, whose translation MVFPERQRKGFTLIELLVVIAIIAILVALLLPAVQQAREAARRSTCKNNLKQLGIALHNYHDSHRVFPFATVCGVNTAAYTGQNHARQSWFHMVLPYVDQAPLYDKLRDGFQSGTVSDFASHPQRSVKVPVFMCPSDPNSGKIGNQKSTFYSNYLLCSGSTTQGADGTFPKLNGMFFYVSRVRMSDVTDGTSNTIAAGEINLVPDDAGGSPVADCLTIGDLRGRIWGTKYVGGGTFTTLQGPNTSVPDTVTYGYHRDYAPISTTCSSGDNAVYARSRHTGGAHFLLADGAVRFISDNVDTATFRHLGTRAGGEVLGEF comes from the coding sequence ATGGTGTTTCCAGAGCGACAACGAAAGGGTTTTACACTAATCGAACTACTGGTGGTCATCGCGATTATTGCGATCCTGGTTGCATTATTATTACCGGCAGTACAGCAGGCCAGGGAGGCTGCCCGCCGGAGTACCTGTAAGAATAATTTGAAACAGTTAGGAATTGCGCTGCACAATTATCATGATTCGCATCGTGTATTTCCTTTTGCGACCGTCTGCGGTGTTAATACTGCTGCCTACACAGGACAGAATCATGCGCGTCAGTCCTGGTTTCATATGGTCTTGCCTTACGTAGACCAGGCACCATTATACGACAAACTGAGAGACGGATTTCAATCAGGCACTGTCAGTGACTTTGCTTCCCATCCGCAGCGATCAGTCAAAGTGCCGGTTTTTATGTGTCCTTCCGATCCCAACAGTGGCAAAATTGGCAACCAGAAGAGTACGTTTTACTCGAATTATTTACTCTGCTCCGGATCGACGACACAGGGAGCCGATGGAACCTTTCCTAAATTAAACGGGATGTTCTTTTATGTGTCACGGGTCAGAATGAGCGATGTGACCGATGGCACTTCAAATACTATCGCGGCCGGGGAAATTAATCTGGTTCCAGATGACGCTGGCGGCAGTCCCGTCGCAGACTGTCTGACGATTGGTGATCTGCGCGGCAGGATCTGGGGAACAAAATATGTGGGTGGTGGTACATTTACCACGCTGCAGGGGCCCAATACTTCGGTACCCGATACTGTGACCTACGGTTACCACAGAGATTATGCCCCGATCAGTACAACCTGTTCCAGCGGTGACAATGCCGTGTATGCACGCAGCAGGCACACAGGGGGAGCCCATTTTCTATTGGCAGATGGCGCAGTGCGGTTCATTTCCGACAATGTCGACACAGCCACATTTCGTCATTTGGGAACACGAGCTGGGGGAGAAGTACTGGGAGAATTTTAG
- a CDS encoding FecR domain-containing protein, with protein MIQQDDDRLLQEYLDRSLSPEELHAFEERLCNEPELADRLITFASDDLVLAEWGAAIELEQQTLPDESTAFSRANQLFSRSNRTVAISVLASIFSILLLLGGYYLYQSVLSSPFVSISEDVVFSSGEPIKNHIRQTLKQGSAELHFPTGAKVLISAPASYEVTGNNSMHLQQGSFIANVPSSGIGFQVDTPHGRVIDLGTLFSVQTVEKLDTRIQVYRGKVIASLMNRAGGIQSSKQVSEHHSATIDSFKNEIAEDSDTLSLAEKCGILNYSDSVVLQENMPDALATGMYQVFEHDGLAFIFPERMQVLLNSDLMLVAKPSEIGPSQRAGMVSAGTKVDCYRIYYDPAVQEGAFIPVKGEIHFDRPILGVILDKKILSQTDRLFHPLSLKNSNRQFIHQGTETDTGGNDPQARYDEVSISPDRRTLSFMLLSGERFVDEFRVIVQSPH; from the coding sequence ATGATTCAGCAAGATGATGACCGGCTTTTACAGGAGTATCTCGACAGATCACTGTCTCCAGAGGAACTCCATGCATTCGAAGAGCGACTCTGTAATGAGCCGGAACTTGCCGACCGATTGATTACCTTTGCCAGCGATGATCTGGTATTGGCTGAGTGGGGGGCTGCCATTGAACTGGAACAGCAGACTCTTCCAGATGAGAGTACTGCGTTTTCACGAGCTAATCAGCTCTTTTCCAGAAGCAACAGAACAGTGGCCATCTCGGTACTGGCTTCGATATTCAGTATTCTACTCTTACTGGGTGGGTATTATCTTTATCAGTCTGTCTTGAGTTCTCCTTTCGTGTCGATTTCAGAGGACGTGGTCTTCAGCTCTGGCGAACCGATTAAAAATCATATCAGACAGACTCTCAAACAGGGGTCAGCCGAGTTGCATTTTCCGACCGGCGCTAAAGTTCTTATTTCTGCACCCGCTTCCTATGAAGTGACAGGCAATAATTCGATGCATTTACAGCAGGGGAGTTTTATTGCCAATGTCCCCAGTTCAGGAATCGGATTTCAGGTCGACACGCCTCATGGGCGTGTGATTGATCTGGGGACTTTATTCTCCGTACAGACAGTAGAAAAACTTGATACACGGATTCAGGTTTACCGAGGAAAAGTAATCGCCTCTTTGATGAATCGAGCGGGAGGGATCCAGTCGAGTAAACAGGTTTCAGAACATCATTCAGCAACGATCGATTCATTTAAAAATGAGATTGCTGAAGATTCCGATACACTTTCGCTCGCTGAAAAGTGCGGCATACTCAATTATTCTGATTCTGTCGTTTTACAGGAGAACATGCCTGATGCGCTGGCAACAGGCATGTATCAGGTCTTTGAGCACGATGGCCTGGCATTTATCTTTCCAGAGCGGATGCAGGTTTTGCTGAACAGTGATTTGATGCTTGTGGCGAAACCGTCGGAAATCGGGCCGTCGCAGAGAGCTGGCATGGTATCCGCAGGGACTAAAGTGGACTGCTACCGGATTTATTATGATCCTGCAGTACAGGAAGGGGCTTTTATTCCTGTTAAAGGTGAAATTCATTTTGATCGTCCCATTCTGGGGGTCATATTGGATAAAAAAATTCTGTCTCAAACGGATAGACTATTTCATCCTCTCAGCCTGAAGAATTCCAATCGTCAATTTATTCATCAGGGGACTGAAACTGATACGGGCGGCAATGATCCACAAGCCAGATACGACGAAGTTTCTATCTCACCTGACCGACGCACACTTTCGTTTATGCTCCTTTCAGGAGAACGTTTTGTCGATGAATTTCGTGTGATCGTTCAATCTCCGCATTAA
- a CDS encoding sigma-70 family RNA polymerase sigma factor gives MSADTDLQSDAAQLLVHYKAPLYAYIHASVRNRSDADDIFQEVSVAVVESFSKLDTDAGFFPWAREIAFRRVLSYYRKYDREKPVNPQLIAVLAEAAERVEQNQPVSTRREKLLECLDRLPEVSRALIARCYDNSGESLGAIAAQSGLKVTAFYARIHRIRAILRECIAQRLLEESVE, from the coding sequence ATGTCGGCTGATACGGATTTACAATCAGATGCTGCTCAGCTGCTGGTACACTATAAGGCACCGCTATATGCCTATATTCATGCCAGTGTTCGCAACCGTTCTGATGCAGATGACATATTTCAGGAGGTCTCGGTTGCGGTGGTCGAATCATTTTCAAAGTTGGATACTGACGCTGGTTTTTTTCCCTGGGCTCGTGAAATCGCGTTTCGCCGGGTTCTTTCCTATTATCGAAAATATGATCGGGAAAAACCTGTGAACCCGCAGTTAATCGCTGTTCTGGCGGAAGCAGCCGAGCGGGTCGAGCAGAATCAACCCGTTTCCACCAGGCGGGAAAAACTACTGGAATGTCTGGATCGCCTGCCCGAAGTGAGTCGCGCACTCATCGCACGTTGTTATGACAATTCGGGCGAGAGTCTGGGAGCGATTGCTGCACAGTCTGGTCTCAAAGTGACCGCATTCTATGCCAGGATTCATCGCATTCGCGCCATCCTGAGAGAATGCATCGCGCAACGACTCCTGGAGGAATCTGTCGAATGA
- a CDS encoding sulfate adenylyltransferase, with translation MADLIAPHGGLSEPVCCTVPAGEIDSFKSEAAGLPQVPVSAADLSTVYRLGDGTLSPLTGPMNGEVYNRVLDEACIEVDGKQYAWTIPLSLPVTSELAATLSSGQKVALTNPAGEIVATLDITDVFEWDKPKYIKSVYQTERTDHPGAAMVLEGDADKTHLIGGEIRVLPQPKNSAFGKYVLTPREVRALIAEKGWDAVVAFQTRNPLHRAHEYALVYGLESLLKAGKNAGAVLNPLIGETKSDDVSAEIRMETYEKLIENRELGEGDSNPELWGSREDTPPDRVLLLGLDIKMFYGGPKEAVMHGIYRQNMGYTNIVIGRKHADAPYADGTAIWGDFDAQEIFNNLAGELLIEPVNVGFAAFYESLGRVDLMENHSEEKPVFISGKQVRATLQEGELVDPRIMRESTSKILAEAMKVS, from the coding sequence ATGGCCGATCTTATTGCCCCTCATGGAGGTTTGAGCGAACCTGTCTGTTGTACAGTACCTGCTGGCGAAATTGACAGCTTCAAATCTGAAGCAGCAGGACTTCCCCAGGTCCCTGTTTCTGCCGCGGATTTGTCGACCGTATATCGTCTGGGTGACGGCACATTAAGCCCATTGACCGGGCCGATGAATGGAGAAGTTTATAACCGCGTTCTGGATGAAGCCTGCATCGAAGTTGATGGCAAGCAATACGCCTGGACCATTCCCCTTTCTTTACCAGTCACGTCAGAACTCGCGGCTACATTGTCGAGCGGACAGAAAGTCGCTTTAACCAATCCGGCGGGAGAGATCGTCGCGACTCTGGATATTACTGATGTATTCGAATGGGATAAACCCAAATACATCAAGAGTGTCTATCAGACTGAGCGTACCGATCATCCAGGTGCTGCCATGGTCCTTGAAGGTGATGCTGATAAAACTCATCTGATTGGTGGGGAAATCCGTGTTCTGCCTCAGCCAAAAAACAGCGCGTTCGGGAAATACGTTCTCACTCCGCGCGAAGTACGTGCCCTGATCGCTGAAAAAGGCTGGGATGCTGTCGTCGCATTTCAGACACGTAATCCGCTGCACCGTGCCCATGAGTATGCACTGGTTTACGGACTGGAATCCTTGTTGAAAGCCGGCAAAAATGCAGGCGCTGTTCTGAATCCTCTGATTGGTGAAACGAAGAGCGATGACGTGAGTGCCGAAATCCGGATGGAAACGTATGAGAAGTTGATTGAAAACCGGGAGCTCGGTGAAGGTGACAGTAATCCTGAACTCTGGGGATCTCGCGAAGATACTCCTCCTGATCGTGTTTTACTGCTCGGCCTGGATATCAAAATGTTCTACGGCGGACCCAAAGAAGCGGTCATGCATGGCATTTATCGTCAGAACATGGGTTATACGAATATCGTCATTGGTCGTAAGCACGCTGATGCTCCTTATGCAGATGGAACTGCGATCTGGGGTGACTTCGACGCTCAGGAAATCTTCAATAACCTGGCTGGTGAGCTGTTGATTGAACCGGTTAATGTTGGATTTGCTGCGTTCTATGAATCACTGGGCCGCGTCGACCTGATGGAAAACCATTCAGAAGAAAAACCTGTTTTCATCTCAGGTAAACAGGTTCGTGCGACTCTGCAGGAAGGCGAATTGGTAGATCCTCGCATTATGCGGGAAAGTACTTCCAAAATTCTGGCGGAAGCGATGAAAGTTTCCTGA
- a CDS encoding sugar phosphate isomerase/epimerase family protein, which yields MKLGMINSAWAQAGRDTAWGLQKTKEIGFDCVDIFIDPLEADIRERRLVKDTCDRLELPIISVCCVAVGLIDFNPSVRRFHFQRVKSYLDLCYEYEAKNLLLVLGEYIWNREVIPPAEQWQLGIDQCRELAGYAESLGLQIALELEPFPLSLLNSVETMVRFVNEVDHPALKANIDISHLLLADVAPQELRKLRDKAIHVHISDCDGKVHGDLPPGRGVVPFEPYLNEIRDLHLPGAISLELEYSPEPDKIEEWVREAYTATDLLMQQAGLRG from the coding sequence ATGAAACTTGGCATGATTAACTCCGCCTGGGCACAAGCCGGCCGCGATACCGCCTGGGGGTTGCAGAAAACAAAAGAGATCGGTTTTGATTGCGTCGATATCTTCATCGACCCGTTAGAGGCGGACATTCGCGAACGAAGGCTGGTCAAAGATACCTGTGATCGTCTGGAACTGCCGATCATCTCGGTCTGCTGTGTCGCCGTGGGATTGATCGACTTTAATCCGAGCGTCCGGCGGTTTCATTTTCAGCGGGTCAAATCCTACCTGGATCTCTGTTATGAATACGAAGCGAAAAATCTGCTGCTAGTGCTCGGCGAGTACATCTGGAACCGCGAAGTCATTCCGCCAGCAGAACAATGGCAGCTCGGCATTGATCAGTGCCGGGAACTGGCTGGCTATGCCGAATCATTGGGGCTGCAGATTGCTTTGGAGTTGGAGCCTTTTCCACTTTCCCTGCTGAACAGCGTCGAGACGATGGTGCGATTTGTCAATGAAGTGGATCATCCTGCTCTGAAAGCCAATATTGACATTTCACACCTGTTATTGGCAGATGTTGCGCCCCAGGAGCTCAGAAAACTACGGGACAAAGCGATTCATGTGCATATTTCTGACTGTGATGGGAAAGTTCACGGCGATCTTCCTCCGGGCCGAGGAGTCGTCCCATTTGAACCTTACCTGAATGAGATACGGGATTTACATCTTCCGGGAGCCATCTCCCTGGAGCTGGAATATTCTCCTGAGCCAGACAAAATTGAGGAATGGGTCCGGGAAGCATATACGGCGACTGACTTGTTGATGCAGCAGGCTGGTTTAAGAGGTTAA
- a CDS encoding SDR family NAD(P)-dependent oxidoreductase: MDLNLSGATVVITGGASGIGLATARTFVAEGAQPVLWDQSDRVSEIAAQLSDETGQNVIGLRVDLTDFPAVQTITQQTLQRVSRISHLVHAAAIGSGKFGFPFTNLTPADWPRVFEVNMQGMVNVAHAIAPAMQEAGQGSMTFISSIAGQIGSQTDPPYSASKAANINFAQCIAKDLASHGIRVNSVCPGMVQTPLNQSVWQAWNDRQSPENQKSYTDWAGEKIRQLVPLQRWQTPEDIADMIVFLSSDRAAQVTGQTINVDGGFVMHW; this comes from the coding sequence ATGGATCTGAATCTGTCTGGCGCTACTGTAGTAATCACCGGAGGTGCCAGTGGAATTGGCCTGGCCACTGCCCGTACATTTGTCGCAGAGGGAGCACAGCCTGTACTCTGGGATCAGTCAGATCGAGTTTCTGAGATTGCCGCGCAGTTAAGCGACGAAACCGGCCAGAATGTAATTGGACTTCGGGTTGATCTCACCGATTTCCCCGCCGTTCAGACAATCACACAACAGACATTACAACGCGTATCGCGGATATCACATCTGGTACATGCTGCTGCCATTGGTTCCGGTAAATTCGGTTTCCCCTTTACGAACCTGACTCCTGCAGACTGGCCACGTGTATTTGAAGTCAACATGCAGGGTATGGTGAATGTGGCACACGCAATTGCTCCAGCGATGCAGGAAGCCGGACAGGGCAGCATGACGTTTATCAGTTCAATCGCCGGCCAGATTGGTTCCCAGACAGATCCCCCTTACAGTGCTTCCAAAGCAGCAAATATTAACTTTGCGCAATGCATTGCTAAAGATCTGGCTTCACATGGGATTCGCGTGAATTCGGTCTGTCCCGGCATGGTGCAGACTCCACTGAATCAATCGGTCTGGCAGGCCTGGAATGATCGACAGTCACCGGAAAATCAGAAGTCATATACTGACTGGGCTGGCGAGAAAATCAGACAACTGGTTCCACTTCAGCGCTGGCAGACCCCGGAAGATATCGCCGACATGATCGTATTTCTCAGCTCAGACCGGGCGGCCCAGGTGACCGGACAGACCATCAATGTAGATGGTGGCTTTGTCATGCACTGGTAA
- the rpsT gene encoding 30S ribosomal protein S20, whose translation MPNTKSAKRALRKSDARRLRNRSTRSELRSAIKDARAAVSGDDAQVATKALQAAAKQIDQAAAKGIIHKNAAARTKSRLAKSANQTKAAE comes from the coding sequence ATGCCAAACACAAAAAGTGCCAAAAGAGCGTTGCGAAAAAGTGATGCCCGTCGTCTTCGTAACCGTTCCACTCGTTCGGAATTAAGATCCGCAATCAAAGATGCCCGTGCCGCAGTCTCAGGTGATGACGCACAGGTCGCTACTAAGGCTCTGCAGGCTGCTGCCAAGCAGATCGATCAGGCGGCTGCGAAAGGTATCATTCACAAAAATGCCGCTGCCCGCACGAAATCACGTCTGGCTAAATCCGCAAACCAGACCAAAGCTGCTGAGTAG
- a CDS encoding tetratricopeptide repeat protein, translating into MTSDRNKKIAADCWRRGNEALSKENWDYSIEMFTTAVKLEPEALLYRQTKRGAERKKYGDNNSGSKMGMLKLAGLKTKIKNSRRKKDWAAVDQLAEEGLSLNPWDPGLNADMAEACSNLGYVDAAIFGFKMAIENDKAHKSYYTELGELLEEKGEFKSARECWEMAFKLDPMDGEARSKVTSLMATETRVRGGYEGAEKSSGVKRQSAYDEDRATPQQRQQAQKGNVADGPGQSLEADLQRAIRKEPENKDHYLRLADFYRREGKPLESKAHYEKAYELSGKDSNIGEQIEDIELDLLRDKLTAAKDEFNLDRENAEAKKQVTLISKALIKREIEIFTRRVERYPADMRIKYELAQRFIRLKKWSSAISLLQQSVKDSRISSNALVALGKCFYADGKKELAKRQFEKALPKLSGDENPEIFKEAHYLLGRLYQEAGQKVQADDHYSEILALDYDYKDARQRLEDDGTGEGDGSGGRGSV; encoded by the coding sequence ATGACATCGGACAGAAATAAAAAGATCGCTGCAGACTGCTGGAGACGGGGCAATGAGGCCCTGTCGAAAGAGAACTGGGATTATTCCATCGAGATGTTCACGACCGCGGTGAAACTTGAGCCGGAAGCACTATTGTATCGACAGACCAAGCGGGGCGCCGAGCGTAAAAAGTACGGTGACAATAATTCCGGTTCGAAAATGGGAATGCTGAAATTAGCGGGTTTAAAAACGAAAATCAAAAACTCCCGACGCAAAAAAGACTGGGCAGCCGTTGATCAACTGGCGGAAGAAGGTTTGTCGCTCAACCCCTGGGATCCGGGATTAAATGCGGATATGGCGGAAGCCTGTTCTAACCTGGGCTACGTCGATGCAGCCATCTTTGGATTCAAGATGGCGATTGAGAATGATAAGGCACATAAGTCTTATTATACCGAACTGGGAGAACTGCTCGAAGAAAAAGGGGAATTTAAATCGGCTCGGGAATGTTGGGAAATGGCGTTCAAACTCGATCCAATGGATGGGGAAGCCCGGTCTAAAGTGACTTCGCTGATGGCGACTGAGACGCGGGTTCGAGGCGGATATGAAGGCGCAGAGAAATCAAGCGGCGTCAAACGCCAGTCTGCCTATGATGAAGATCGTGCGACCCCTCAACAGCGACAGCAGGCTCAGAAAGGGAATGTGGCGGATGGTCCCGGGCAGTCACTGGAAGCAGACTTGCAGCGGGCGATACGCAAAGAGCCTGAAAATAAGGACCATTATCTCAGGCTGGCCGATTTCTATCGTCGTGAAGGGAAGCCACTCGAATCCAAAGCACACTACGAAAAGGCGTATGAACTTTCCGGAAAAGATTCGAATATCGGAGAACAGATAGAAGATATTGAACTCGACCTGTTACGGGATAAACTCACGGCCGCGAAAGACGAATTTAATCTTGATCGCGAAAATGCAGAGGCAAAAAAACAGGTCACGCTGATCAGCAAAGCTCTGATCAAAAGAGAAATCGAAATCTTTACCAGACGCGTCGAACGCTATCCAGCGGACATGAGAATCAAGTATGAACTCGCTCAGCGATTTATTCGCCTGAAGAAATGGTCTTCCGCAATTTCTTTACTGCAACAATCGGTAAAAGACTCCCGCATCAGTTCAAATGCACTCGTGGCATTAGGAAAATGTTTCTATGCCGATGGCAAAAAAGAACTTGCCAAGCGCCAGTTTGAAAAAGCACTTCCTAAACTCTCCGGTGATGAAAACCCCGAAATATTCAAGGAGGCTCATTATCTCCTCGGGCGGCTGTATCAGGAAGCCGGACAAAAAGTACAGGCGGATGATCATTACAGTGAAATCCTTGCCTTGGATTATGACTATAAAGATGCTCGTCAACGGTTAGAGGATGATGGTACGGGGGAAGGTGATGGATCTGGCGGGAGGGGCTCAGTCTAA